GTCACGGCTCTGGTCGACGCTGGCGATCTGTACGGTTTCGCCGATCTCGATGCTGCCGGAGTCCGGCTGCTCCTTGCCGGTGATCATGCGCAGAAGGGTCGACTTACCGGCACCGTTGCCGCCGATCACTCCGACGATGGCACCTTTCGGAATGCTGAAGGACAGGTCGTCGATCAGCACGCGGTCGCCGAAGGACTTCGACACGTTGTGGAAGTCGATGACCTTGTCGCCCAGACGCGGACCAGCCGGGATGTAGATCTCGTTGGTTTCGCTGCGCTTCTGGAATTCCTGCGACTGCATTTCCTCGAAGCGTTGCAGACGCGCCTTGGACTTGGCCTGACGGGCCTTGGCACCCTGACGCACCCACTCCAGCTCCGCCTTCATCGCCTTGGCGTGCGACGCCTCGGCCTTGGCTTCCTGGGCCAGACGGTTGGCCTTCGATTCCAGCCAGCCGGAGTAGTTGCCCTCGTAGGGGATACCGTGGCCACGGTCGAGTTCGAGAATCCAGCCGGCTACGTTGTCGAGGAAGTAACGGTCGTGGGTAATCGCCACCACGGTGCCCGGGAAGTCGTGCAGGAAGCGCTCCAGCCAGGCCACAGAGTCGGCGTCCAGGTGGTTGGTCGGTTCGTCCAGCAGCAGCATGTCGGGTGCCGACAGCAACAGGCGGCACAGCGCCACGCGACGCTTCTCGCCACCGGACAGGTGCTCGATCTTGGCGTCCCATGGCGGCAGACGCAGGGCGTCGGCGGCGACTTCCAGCTGACGCTCCAGGTTGTGACCATCGGCAGCCTGCAGGATGGCTTCCAGCTTGGCCTGCTCGGCGGCCAGCGCGTCGAAGTCGGCATCCGGCTCGGCGTAGGCGGCATAGACCTCGTCGAGGCGCGCCTGGGCCTGCTTGATCTCGCCTACGGCCTCCTCGACCACGTCGCGCACCGTCTTGCTCGGATCAAGCTGAGGCTCCTGCGGCAGATAGCCGACCTTGATGCCGGGCATCGGACGGGCTTCACCGTCGATCTCGGTATCGACACCGGCCATGATGCGCAGCAGGGTCGACTTACCTGCGCCGTTGAGGCCGAGCACGCCGATCTTGGCGCCCGGGAAGAACGACAGGGAAATATCCTTGAGAATTTCACGCTTCGGCGGGACGACCTTGCTGACCCGATGCATGCTGTAGACGTACTGAGCCATGGAAAACCTGACTGGTGAGAATAAAGGGCTGGAAATGGCGGGCCTTGCAGATACTGCGAGAACGTTGCGAGTGAAACACTGCAACGCCGCAGTCCAGCAGGCGGCAAACTCTGGCGCCTGTCGGCCTGGCCGCCGCGTTAGCGGCTGCAGGCAATCTTTCATCGGGCCTGCAGCGGGGCGTTGGCAGAGACCTTAGCCCCTGCCGGAGCGAACGCCAAGTACCGCGCGGACAGTTCACGCGCGCGGCGCAAAGCTACCGCAATGTACGTGACAGGGCAAACCTACACTCGTCGGCACAGCTGGCACTTGGCCAGTTTTACAGGCATTCTAGCCGACCCGCGCGAGCACAGGCCTGTTCGCACGCCCCGAAGCCCACGATAGATCAGCGCCGGCTGCAGGTTCACAGAACGTGTCGACCCTCTCCTCCCTGCCTTCATCCTCTCCGGGCGAATCGCGCGCACCGAGACGTCGTGTAGCGCTGAGGCGCGCACTGGTAGCGCTGGTTCTGGCGATCCTGGGGGTGCTGGCCTGGCAGCTGACGCAGCAATATCACCAGTTGCTCGACAACCAGAAGCAACTGAGCCGGAGTTATGCCGGCCAGTTGGCCAGGCACCTGAGCCTGAACATGCGTCTCAAGGCGCAGGCAGGCCAGGCGATGCTGCAAAACGCCCCCGAGTACGGCAGCGACAGCAGCGACGTGCTGGAGAGACTGCGCAGCATATTTCCAACGCTCGGCAGCATGGCCTGGCTCGATGCCAACGGGCAGTTGCTGGCCGACAGCGCCAGCGAATCGCGTGACCTGAGCTTCATTCGCAACCTGCAGCAACGCAGCGGCTCGGAACCCTATCACTTCGCCTTCAGCGCACTGGATGGCGGAGCTCTCTACCTGCTGTTGCGCCAGCCCGACGGCAGTCAGCGCGTCCTGCGCATGCGTGCCAATGCGCTGCGCAACTGGCTGCGCGAGCAACATCAGAGTGAGTACCGCTGGTTGCTCGAAGACCTGCTGAGTCAGCGAGTCATCGTCCGCGCCGATGACCTGCAACAAGGGGTAGAAAGCATCGCTCCGGTTACCGCAGCGGAACAGGCGCAAAGCCTGGAACTGATTGCCCTGCCCGGCAGTGACTGGCGACTGCGCGCACTTCTCGACAGTGACCGCGTCGGCAACGCGCTGATGCCGACCCTGGCCGGCAAGTTTCTGCTGTTCGCGCTGTGCAGCCTGCTTACCTTGCTGGCCCTGTACGGGCTGCAACGCGAGCAACGTCGCCTGCAACACCTGAATACCGAATCGCGCCGCTCGCTGCGTCAGGCCGCCAGCGCTCTCGGCGCCATCGAAGAACGCGTTCTGGTTACCCAGGCCGATGGCAAGTTGCGCTACCTGAACCCGCAGGCCGAGTCACTGCTTGGTCTCAGCAGCGAAGCGGCCTGGGACATGCATCTGCTGGACCTGCTGCCGGACCTCGACCCCCTGCTGCTCAACAGCCCGCAACCGATCATGGATCTGGGCCCCGAGCTGGTCAGAGTAGAAAGCGAGGGACGCGTGCGCCTGTTCGCCGTGACCCGCAGCGACATCAGCGAAACCGGTCACCAGGCCGGCTATGTCTGGGTACTGCGCGACGTGACCGATGAACAGCAGGCCATGCGCGTGCTGCAGGAAACCCGCAGGCGCTATCAGGACATTTTCGAGGGCACTGGCGTGGCCCTCTGCGTACTCGATCTATCCGGCGTGCGCGACCTGCTGCTGCGGCACAAACTGCGTGACAGCGCAGGCCTGCAGCGTTGGCTACGAGCCAATGCCGAGCATCAGGAGCTGCTGATCGAGCAACTGCGGATGACCGAGGCCAACCAGGTCGCGCTCAATCTGCTCGGGGTGAAGACCATCGAACAGGCCTGGCAGCAGTTGATCGATAACGGCCCGATTCAAGCGGATGACCTGCGCTATCGCCTGGCCGTGGCCGTGCTCGAAGGCCCCAATCTGGTGGAGCTGGAAACCCAGCTGGTCACCGCGCAGGGACTGCAGCGTCACGTCTGGCTGGTACTGCGCCTGCCGGAAATGATCCAGGACTATCAGGCCGTTACCCTGAGCATCAGCGACATCACCAGCCGCAAGCGCATCGAACTGTCGCTGATCGAGCGTGAGCGCTTCTGGTCGGAGGTCGTGCGTTCGGTGCCCGACCTGCTTTACGTCCATGACATGCAGAACAGCCAGGTGCTGTTCAGCAACCACAGCCTTGGCCTGCAGCTGGGCTACAGCGAGACCGAGCTGCGCGCCATGCGCGAGGATTTCTGGGTGCAGGTGCTGCATCCGGACGACGCCGAATACTACTGGCGTATCCGCAACCTGCAGAAAGTGGTCGGTGATGGCCTGTTGCTCGAATCCGTGGTGCGCTGGCGCCATCGTAACGGTCAATGGCACTGGTTCAGCATCCGCGAGCAGGCTCTGGCGCGCGATGACCGCGGCCGCGTCAGTCGTCTGATCGGCGTGGCCAAGGACATCACCGAACAGATCGAACGCAACCAGTCACTGCGCGACAGCGAGCAGCGCTACCGCCTGCTGGCCGAAAGCATCAGCGATGTGATCTTTTCCACCAACAGCGCGCTGAATCTCAACTACGTCAGCCCTTCGGTCGAGCCGGTGCTGGGCTATTCCGTCAACTGGGTGATGGCCAACAGCTTCTACAGCCTGGCGGCCAATCCACAGCAACTGAACGGACTCCATCTGCTGCTCGAACGCATCCGCGATGCGCTCGGCGAACGCGACCGTCTCAATCGTCTGCGCGATGAGCTGCCGGATCAGCTGTTCGTCTTCGATTGCCTGCGTGCCGACGGCCGCAAGATCCCGGTGGAACTGCGCCTGGTGCTGATGTGGGACGAGAACGGCAGCTTCGAAGGCATCCTCGGTGTGGGCCGCGACATCAGCCAGCAACGCCGTGCAGAAAAGGACCTGCGCATGGCCGCCACGGTATTCGAGCACTCCACGGCGGCGATTCTGGTGACCGATCCGGCCGGTTATATCGTGCAGGTCAACAAGGCATTCAGCCGCGTCAGCGGCTATTCGGCCGGCCAGGTGCTCGATCAGCTGCCGAGCATGCTCACCGCCGACCGCCAGCAGGCCACTCACATGCAGTACATCCTCAGCCAGCTCAACCAGCGCGGCAGCTGGGAGGGCGAGGTCTGGCTCAAGCGCAGGGATGGCGAGAACTTCCCGGCCTGGGTCGGCATCACCGCGGTGCATGACGAGGAAGGCGATCTGGTCAGCTACGTGAGCTTCTTCAGCGACATCAGCGAACGCAAGGCCAGCGAACAGCGTATCCACCGCCTGGCCTACTACGATGCACTGACTCACCTGCCCAACCGCACCCTGTTCCAGGACCGCCTGCACAGTGCCCTGCAGCACGCCGAGCGGCACGACGAGTGGGTGGTGCTGATGTTCCTCGATCTCGACCGCTTCAAGCCGATCAACGACTCCCTTGGCCACGCCGCCGGCGACCGCATGCTCAAGGACGTGGCCGTGCGGCTGTCTGCCTGCGTCGACGGCGACGACACCGTGGCACGCATGGGCGGCGACGAGTTCACCCTGCTGCTGCAGCCGCGCACCACCCGTGAGGGCGCACTGAATCGCGCCATTCATGCCGCCGAACAGATTCTCTCCAGCCTGGCCCGCCCGTTCGTCCTCGAAGGCCGCGAGTTCTTCGTCACCGCCAGTATCGGCATCGCCCTTGCCCCGCAGGACGGCAACGAGCTGAGCCAGCTGATGAAGAACGCCGACACGGCCATGTACCACGCCAAGGAACGCGGCAAGAACAATTTCCAGTTCTACCAGGCCGACATGAACGCCAGCGCCCTGGAGCGCCTGGAGCTGGAGAGCGATCTGCGCCACGCCCAGGAGCAGGGCCAGTTCGTGCTGCACTACCAACCGCAGTTTTCCAACGACGGCCGCCGCCTGACCGGTGTGGAGGCGTTGCTGCGCTGGAACCACCCGACCCGCGGCCTGGTGCCGCCGGATGAGTTCATCCCGGTACTGGAAGAGCTCGGCCTGGTGGTGCAGGTCGGAGAATGGGCGCTGGAGGAAGCCTGCCGCCAGCTCAAGACCTGGCACGATGAAAAGATCCGCGTCCCCAAGATCTCGGTCAATCTGTCAGCCCGCCAGTTCGCCGAAGGCGATCTCGCCTCACGCATTGCCGCCATTCTGAGCAGAACGGCGGTGGCACCAGCCTGCCTGGAAGTGGAGCTGACCGAAAGCATCCTGATGCAGGACGTTTCCAGCGCCATGCAGACTCTCGGCGAGCTCAAGCGCCTCGGGCTGTGCATTGCCGTGGACGACTTCGGCACCGGCTACTCGTCGCTGAACTACCTCAAGCAGTTCCCCATCGACGTGTTGAAGATCGACCGCAGCTTCGTCGATGGCCTGCCCGATGGCGAGCAGGACGCACAGATCGCCCGCGCCATCATCGCCATGGCGCACAGCCTGAACATGATGGTGATCGCCGAAGGCGTGGAAAGCCATGCCCAACTGGAGTTCCTGCGTGAGCACGGCTGCGACGAGGTACAGGGTTACCTGCTCGGCAGACCGATGCAGGCGCGCCAGTTCAGCACCCAGTTCGGCGGGGCGGCACTGCTCATGCCCAGCTAGGCAGGCACCTGAGCGCGCCAAGGCCGCAGCCAAGGCGGCTCGACCTCGCATGAAGGCATTTTGTCAGGCCCATGACCGACCTTCATATGCCTGAATGCGACCTTTGCGGTAGAATCCGCCCCCTCTTTCAACCGCCCAGCTGATTTCAGGGGACCGCCATGTTCAGCCGTGATTTGACCCTCGCTCGTTTTGACGCCGAACTCTTTGCCGCGATGGAGCAGGAAGCCCAGCGCCAGGAAGAGCACATCGAGCTGATCGCCTCGGAAAACTACACCAGCCCGGCGGTCATGGAAGCCCAGGGCAGCGTGCTGACCAACAAGTACGCCGAAGGCTACCCGGGCAAGCGCTACTACGGTGGTTGCGAGTACGTCGACGTGGTCGAGCAGCTTGCCATCGACCGCGCCAAGGAGCTGTTCGGCGCCGACTACGCCAACGTCCAGCCGCACTCCGGCAGCCAGGCCAACAGCGCCGTGTACATGGCCCTGCTCAACGCCGGCGACACCGTACTGGGCATGAGCCTGGCCCACGGCGGCCACCTGACCCACGGTGCCAGCGTCAGCTTCTCCGGCAAGATCTACAACGCCGTGCAGTACGGCATCACCGACGCCGGCCTGATCGACTACGACGAAGTCGAGCGTCTGGCCGTCGAGCACAAGCCGAAGATGATCATCGCCGGCTTCAGCGCCTATTCGCAGGTACTGGACTTCCCGCGCTTCCGCGCCATCGCCGACAAGGTCGGTGCCTACCTGTTCGTCGACATGGCGCACGTGGCAGGCCTGGTCGCCGCCGGCCTGTACCCTAACCCGGTACCGTTCGCCGACGTGGTCACCACCACCACTCACAAGACCCTGCGCGGTCCGCGCGGCGGCCTGATCCTGGCGCGCAAGAACGAGGAGCTGGAGAAGAAATTCAACTCCGCAGTATTCCCGGGTGGCCAGGGCGGCCCGCTGGAGCATGTCATCGCCGCCAAGGCCGTGTGCTTCAAGGAAGCGCTGCAACCCGAGTTCAAGGCCTACCAGGCTCAGGTGATCAAGAACGCCCAGGCCATGGCCCAGGTGTTCATCAACAACGGCTACGACGTCGTGTCCGGCGGTACCCAGAACCATCTGTTCCTGCTCTCGCTGATTAAGCAGGACATCACTGGCAAGGATGCAGACGCCGCCCTGGGTCGCGCCTTCATCACCGTGAACAAGAACAGCGTACCGAACGATCCGCGTTCGCCGTTCGTCACCTCCGGCCTGCGTATCGGCACCCCGGCAGTGACCACTCGCGGCTTCAAGGAAGACGAATGCCGTCAGCTGGCGGGCTGGATCTGCGAAGTGCTGGCCAACATCGGCAACGACGAAGTCGAAAGCCGCGTGCGTGAGCAGGTCAAGGCGCTGTGCGCCAAGTTCCCGGTCTACGGCAACTGAGCTTCAGGCTGAAACGAAGAAGCCCGCCAATTGGCGGGCTTCTTTTTGCCTGAAACTTGCCTCAGGCAGGTTGTTTCACGTAGCGCGCCAGCTGCGCGTCGCGGCTCATCACATCGAGGGTAGCGGCCAGTACCTGTTCGCTGGTGGCATCAGCCTGGCTGAAGATGGTGCCGAAGTTCTCGTGAGTGACCTTGGCGAAATGTGCACGGTCCTTGGCCTCGACACCCAGCAGAGTGGCATAGGCGTCCAGAGCTTCGCCCTGGCCCATTGCCATGTCTTCGGCGATGGAGTCGAGCATGCCATTCATGGCCAGCATCGAGCGGCCGTTGTAGCCCAGTGCACCACTGGTGTCACAACCGTTGGTGCCGGAGGTCATGCCGAAGGTGGCGTTGCCCGAGGTACCGTTGGTGGTGGTAGCCAGAATGTGCGGTGCAAAACCGCGCTGACCTTCGAACAGCATGTTGCCCCAGCCGCAGCCATTGCCGCCGGCCGCGTCGGCAAATGCCCCAGCGCTGGCCATGCTCAACAGGCCGAAGACCAAACCTTTACTCAGCAGTCGCTTGCTCATTTTTGTTGCTCCGCAATATCGAGTAATTAAAACCGCATAAGGATCTTTAGCGAGACTTGCTCGCCTGTCAAACCTGATCCCTCTCTTTCATGCAACATCACACAATTCGAGACTGCCAACAGCCGCCTTGGCTATAGTGTTGGGAGACCTGCAGACCGGAGTTCGGGAATGAGTGATACAGCCAACGAGCGTCGCCGTTTTCAGCGCATCGCCTTCGACGCCCCCACCGTGCTCGTACAAGGCGGGCGAAGCTGGCCGGCGGTGCTGCACGACCTGTCGCTCAAGGGCCTGATGGTGGAGACGCCGGCCGGCTGGAATGCCGATCCGGATCAGCCGTTCGAGGCGCAGATCCAGCTCGGCGACGAGGCAAGGGTGAAGATGGAAGTCCTGCTGACCCGCACCCAGGCCGGCTATCTAGGCTTCGTCTGCCGCCATATCGACCTGGACTCGATCAGCCACCTGCGTCGCCTGGTCGAACTCAACCTGGGCGACGAGGCTCTGCTGGAGCGGGAACTTGCCGCCCTCGGTGAACAGCCCTGATCAGGCCCGCCCGAGCACTTCGGCGAAACCCTGACGGATTTCGTCTTCGGGCAGATCGTCGCCAATGAATACCAGCACGCTTTCGCGTACTTCGTCCGCCGCCCACTGAGCATCCCAATCGAAGCTGTAGAGTCGCAACACACCCTGGAACACCAGGCGACGCGGCTCGTCCGCCACCGCAAGCACACCCTTGTAGCGCAGCAGCGCATCACCGAAGCGCGCCAGCAGGCCTTCGATGAACGCACTCAGGCGCTCCGGATCCACCGGCTCGCGGCTCTCCAGCACCAGCGTGCGAATGCGGTCAGGTGTTTTCGCGACGGGCTTCAACGGACGCAGGATCAGGCCACGAGCCGGCGTGGGATCAAGTTCGAAACCATGCAGATCGAGCAATGCAGCCAGATCGATGCGACCATGTTCGACCCGCTGAATCGGCGCGCGCCGGTTGATGCGCTGCAAGCGGGCGCGCAACGCCTCGACGCTGGCTGCATCGGCCAGGTCGGTCTTGCTCAGCAGGATCAGATCGGCGAAACCGACCTGGGCCTGGGCGATGGTCTCGCTCAGGTGACGCTCGGCGTTGACCGCATCGACCAGAGTGACGATGCCGTCGAGACGGTAGCGGGCGCCCAGTTCTTCTGTGGCGAAGAAGGTCTGCGCTATCGGTGCCGGGTCGGCCAGGCCTGTGCACTCGATCACCAGACGGTCGAAAGCCAGCTCACCGCTGTCGAGCTTGTCCAGCAGCAGAAATAGCGCCTTCTCCAGCTCGACATGGATCGAGCAGCACACGCAGCCATTGGCCAATGTCACCAGTTTCACCGGTTCGTCGCCGAGCAACTGGCCATCGATCGGCGCAGCACTGAATTCGTTCTCGATCACCGCCAGGCGCAGGCCGTGCTCGGCCTTGAGCATGTAGCGCAACAGCGTGGTCTTGCCGGCACCGAGAAAACCGGTGAGCACGGTGACAGGGATGGGCGACTGGGGCATTCGATACATCCTCGAAATATGGCGGCGAACCTGCGTGCCGCCCATAGACGAGCGCGCCACGACGAGCGTGGCGTGAGGGCAGCTGACAGATGATGATCACGCAGAGGCGTGCACAGCCTCCACGATAACGCGCTTGCCGACATTCCCGAAAGAACGTCTCGCAGCCATTACCGGCTGATCCGGATGTTTGCCAGCCATCTGTTCCCTGCAGGGAATTCCCCCCATGCGGGCATACCTGGGGCACGAGTCGGAATTGCTCCTCGCGAACCTCAGGTGCTGGTGATGCAGCTCAGGGGCTGAACAACGAGACCAAGGCGTACAGGCTGGCGAACAACGTGATCAGGGTGAAAGCAGCGTCTGAACACTTGCCGCAAGCTGGAGATCGATAAGCCCGCCGCCCTGATGTCTCATGCCATGGAGCATGGAGGGACAGCGGAGCCAGGCGTTCGCCCGGGGCAACCGTCAGCGCAGTCGGTCGCTGCTGTTGCGGCTCTGTCGACGGGCCTTGACCCGCTGACGCTCCTTGGCTGCCGCTTGCTCGCGACGGGGAAGATCGACCTGGAAGGATTTGGCGAAAATATCGAAGAACAGAAACACGGTGTAATACCCAGGGTTTGGGGGATGTGCGCAGTTTACTCCAATGTTAGGCAGCTAACTATCGATTCAGATCAATGGTTGTCTACCGACGCGCCCGACAGAACGTCGCAGCAGCGCAGAAGAAAGCCCCCAGCGCCGCCTGATGACTATTCGAACAGCGCATCCAGCGCCTGCTCCAGACGGGTGACTGCGATGATCTGCAAGCCGGCCGGAGCCTCCTTCGGCGCATTGCCCTTGGGCACGATGGCACGCTTGAAACCGTGCTTGGCTGCCTCCTTGAGACGCTCCTGGCC
The sequence above is drawn from the Pseudomonas sp. Z8(2022) genome and encodes:
- a CDS encoding DUF3015 domain-containing protein, translated to MSKRLLSKGLVFGLLSMASAGAFADAAGGNGCGWGNMLFEGQRGFAPHILATTTNGTSGNATFGMTSGTNGCDTSGALGYNGRSMLAMNGMLDSIAEDMAMGQGEALDAYATLLGVEAKDRAHFAKVTHENFGTIFSQADATSEQVLAATLDVMSRDAQLARYVKQPA
- a CDS encoding PilZ domain-containing protein encodes the protein MSDTANERRRFQRIAFDAPTVLVQGGRSWPAVLHDLSLKGLMVETPAGWNADPDQPFEAQIQLGDEARVKMEVLLTRTQAGYLGFVCRHIDLDSISHLRRLVELNLGDEALLERELAALGEQP
- the yjiA gene encoding GTPase; the encoded protein is MPQSPIPVTVLTGFLGAGKTTLLRYMLKAEHGLRLAVIENEFSAAPIDGQLLGDEPVKLVTLANGCVCCSIHVELEKALFLLLDKLDSGELAFDRLVIECTGLADPAPIAQTFFATEELGARYRLDGIVTLVDAVNAERHLSETIAQAQVGFADLILLSKTDLADAASVEALRARLQRINRRAPIQRVEHGRIDLAALLDLHGFELDPTPARGLILRPLKPVAKTPDRIRTLVLESREPVDPERLSAFIEGLLARFGDALLRYKGVLAVADEPRRLVFQGVLRLYSFDWDAQWAADEVRESVLVFIGDDLPEDEIRQGFAEVLGRA
- the ettA gene encoding energy-dependent translational throttle protein EttA, translating into MAQYVYSMHRVSKVVPPKREILKDISLSFFPGAKIGVLGLNGAGKSTLLRIMAGVDTEIDGEARPMPGIKVGYLPQEPQLDPSKTVRDVVEEAVGEIKQAQARLDEVYAAYAEPDADFDALAAEQAKLEAILQAADGHNLERQLEVAADALRLPPWDAKIEHLSGGEKRRVALCRLLLSAPDMLLLDEPTNHLDADSVAWLERFLHDFPGTVVAITHDRYFLDNVAGWILELDRGHGIPYEGNYSGWLESKANRLAQEAKAEASHAKAMKAELEWVRQGAKARQAKSKARLQRFEEMQSQEFQKRSETNEIYIPAGPRLGDKVIDFHNVSKSFGDRVLIDDLSFSIPKGAIVGVIGGNGAGKSTLLRMITGKEQPDSGSIEIGETVQIASVDQSRDMLDGSKTVWEQISDGFDMIKVGNYEVPSRGYVGRFNFKGADQQKFVKDLSGGERGRLHMALTLKQGGNVLLLDEPSNDLDVETLRALEEALLDFPGSAIVISHDRWFLDRIATHILSYEDDGKVTFFEGNYTEFEADRKKRLGEAATQPHRVRYKKLAQ
- the glyA gene encoding serine hydroxymethyltransferase, yielding MFSRDLTLARFDAELFAAMEQEAQRQEEHIELIASENYTSPAVMEAQGSVLTNKYAEGYPGKRYYGGCEYVDVVEQLAIDRAKELFGADYANVQPHSGSQANSAVYMALLNAGDTVLGMSLAHGGHLTHGASVSFSGKIYNAVQYGITDAGLIDYDEVERLAVEHKPKMIIAGFSAYSQVLDFPRFRAIADKVGAYLFVDMAHVAGLVAAGLYPNPVPFADVVTTTTHKTLRGPRGGLILARKNEELEKKFNSAVFPGGQGGPLEHVIAAKAVCFKEALQPEFKAYQAQVIKNAQAMAQVFINNGYDVVSGGTQNHLFLLSLIKQDITGKDADAALGRAFITVNKNSVPNDPRSPFVTSGLRIGTPAVTTRGFKEDECRQLAGWICEVLANIGNDEVESRVREQVKALCAKFPVYGN
- a CDS encoding EAL domain-containing protein, which translates into the protein MRRALVALVLAILGVLAWQLTQQYHQLLDNQKQLSRSYAGQLARHLSLNMRLKAQAGQAMLQNAPEYGSDSSDVLERLRSIFPTLGSMAWLDANGQLLADSASESRDLSFIRNLQQRSGSEPYHFAFSALDGGALYLLLRQPDGSQRVLRMRANALRNWLREQHQSEYRWLLEDLLSQRVIVRADDLQQGVESIAPVTAAEQAQSLELIALPGSDWRLRALLDSDRVGNALMPTLAGKFLLFALCSLLTLLALYGLQREQRRLQHLNTESRRSLRQAASALGAIEERVLVTQADGKLRYLNPQAESLLGLSSEAAWDMHLLDLLPDLDPLLLNSPQPIMDLGPELVRVESEGRVRLFAVTRSDISETGHQAGYVWVLRDVTDEQQAMRVLQETRRRYQDIFEGTGVALCVLDLSGVRDLLLRHKLRDSAGLQRWLRANAEHQELLIEQLRMTEANQVALNLLGVKTIEQAWQQLIDNGPIQADDLRYRLAVAVLEGPNLVELETQLVTAQGLQRHVWLVLRLPEMIQDYQAVTLSISDITSRKRIELSLIERERFWSEVVRSVPDLLYVHDMQNSQVLFSNHSLGLQLGYSETELRAMREDFWVQVLHPDDAEYYWRIRNLQKVVGDGLLLESVVRWRHRNGQWHWFSIREQALARDDRGRVSRLIGVAKDITEQIERNQSLRDSEQRYRLLAESISDVIFSTNSALNLNYVSPSVEPVLGYSVNWVMANSFYSLAANPQQLNGLHLLLERIRDALGERDRLNRLRDELPDQLFVFDCLRADGRKIPVELRLVLMWDENGSFEGILGVGRDISQQRRAEKDLRMAATVFEHSTAAILVTDPAGYIVQVNKAFSRVSGYSAGQVLDQLPSMLTADRQQATHMQYILSQLNQRGSWEGEVWLKRRDGENFPAWVGITAVHDEEGDLVSYVSFFSDISERKASEQRIHRLAYYDALTHLPNRTLFQDRLHSALQHAERHDEWVVLMFLDLDRFKPINDSLGHAAGDRMLKDVAVRLSACVDGDDTVARMGGDEFTLLLQPRTTREGALNRAIHAAEQILSSLARPFVLEGREFFVTASIGIALAPQDGNELSQLMKNADTAMYHAKERGKNNFQFYQADMNASALERLELESDLRHAQEQGQFVLHYQPQFSNDGRRLTGVEALLRWNHPTRGLVPPDEFIPVLEELGLVVQVGEWALEEACRQLKTWHDEKIRVPKISVNLSARQFAEGDLASRIAAILSRTAVAPACLEVELTESILMQDVSSAMQTLGELKRLGLCIAVDDFGTGYSSLNYLKQFPIDVLKIDRSFVDGLPDGEQDAQIARAIIAMAHSLNMMVIAEGVESHAQLEFLREHGCDEVQGYLLGRPMQARQFSTQFGGAALLMPS